The sequence GATACGGTAGCTTACATTATGCGAGGTTTAGGCAAATAAAAAAGAGTCCAGATATTCTGGACTCTTTTTTATATTTAATTACTGGATGAATCAGTTGATTTTTTCTTATTATAATTGTATTTACTTGGATCCACTTTTTTGAAACCATCAGGAGCATAGAAACGCAACAAGTCACCTTGTAGTACAGAATCTGAAAGCTCTAATTCTTTTGCTACTTTTTCTTTTGTTTCTTTCATTTCTTTTGTTTCCGTAGCAATTGGTTCTCCAGTTTGTTGATTATACATGTTGCCACCAATCATGGAATAGGTAGGAGTTATATAATCACCATTTCGGAATGGAACAAGTTGTTTATGATCTTTAGAAAGTAAATCTGTACCAAATTGCAAGTACTCTTTATTATCAACGCCAAGTAAGTGAAGTAATGTCGGAAGTAAGTCAACTTGACCACCGTATTGTTCTTGAACGCCACCTTGAACACCAGGAACGTGAATCATTAAAGGAACACGCTGCGCTTGGGCATTTTCAAAAGTGTTGTAATCTTTACCAAGAATTTTGGTCATTGCTTGTTCATGATTGTCGGAAATACCATAATGGTCGCCGTACATGATAATGACAGAGTTATCGTAAAGACCAGTTTTCTTCAAGTAATCAACAAAGCTTTTCACAGATTCGTCTAAATAACGAGCTGTTTGGAAATACGTATCTACAGATGAATCGCCTGTTGTTGCTGGAGCAATCGAAGCATCTTTCTCATCAATTGGATAAGGGAAGTGGTTCGTAAGCGTAATAAATTTCGTGTAGAACGGTTGTTGTAAGGATGATAGATATTCTTCCGATTCTTTAAAGAATGGTTTATCTTTAAGTCCATAGTTAGAAACATCTGCTTCGTTCATATCGTAGTAACTAGCATCAAAGAAATGATCGTAACCAAATTGTTTATAAATTTCATCACGATTCCAGAAGCTCTTATAGTTACCATGGAATACAGCGCTTGTGTAGCCTTGTTGTCCTAAAATAGCAGATGCTGATTCGTAGGTGTTTTTACCTTTAGTTGTAAAGGCAGAACCTTGAGGCAAGCCGTAAAGTGAGTTCTCAAGTAACATTTC comes from Listeria monocytogenes and encodes:
- the ltaS gene encoding lipoteichoic acid synthase LtaS, with the protein product MKDWKIKIQTFLSKNYGFFVLAVILYWLKTYIAYQLEFKLGIENLMQQILLFINPLSGAIFFMGLALFAKGRRSFIWIIVIDFLMSFILYANIVYYRFFSDFITLPNLNAKQMQNMGDMGGTITALLSWHDIIYFVDIIILIALLAFRFVKPNKTARIRARKVVGVLTLGIAMFFGNLGLAEIDRPQLLTRTFDRNYIVKYLGMTNYQIYDAVKSTESSTQRALADSSDVTEVLNYTKSKYAAPNPEYFGKAKGKNVIYIHLESFQQFLVNYKLNGEEVTPFINSFFKDQNTLSFTNFFHQTGQGKTADSEMLLENSLYGLPQGSAFTTKGKNTYESASAILGQQGYTSAVFHGNYKSFWNRDEIYKQFGYDHFFDASYYDMNEADVSNYGLKDKPFFKESEEYLSSLQQPFYTKFITLTNHFPYPIDEKDASIAPATTGDSSVDTYFQTARYLDESVKSFVDYLKKTGLYDNSVIIMYGDHYGISDNHEQAMTKILGKDYNTFENAQAQRVPLMIHVPGVQGGVQEQYGGQVDLLPTLLHLLGVDNKEYLQFGTDLLSKDHKQLVPFRNGDYITPTYSMIGGNMYNQQTGEPIATETKEMKETKEKVAKELELSDSVLQGDLLRFYAPDGFKKVDPSKYNYNKKKSTDSSSN